The Chryseolinea soli nucleotide sequence GTTGCTTTTGGTCTTTTGACCAACGCCCCACTTCTCGGCTACACGCAGTGAATAGTCTTCGATCGCTTCGCCCTCCAGCGAAGGAATGATGAGCACGGCAATCTGGTTGCTCGTGCTGTCGCGCTCCGCCTGGAGCATGGCTTCGATCTGTGCTTTTCCGGAGGCAGAGAGAACATTGGCTTCATCGTGCACCCATACACCACTGTGTTCTGGAATGCTCAGCTGTGCAAACACGGTGGCCGGCAGCAGGAGCAAAAGGAAAAAGTACAAGGATTTCATGCAAGGAGGGCAGATAGGTTGTTTCATCGATACGCGTGGCGACAGGAGGGTGTTCATCAATCTATTCTCAGATCGTCGCTCAATTCATTCACATCGTCGTCGGCTTTATGAAATCCTTTTTCCAACAAAATTTCGCCACATCGTTTTATGCCGGCTTCAAGGCCTTCCACAATTTTGCCGGCGCGTATTTGTCCCACGAGGTCTGCCACGATCTTGTCCCATTGTTTTTGCTCCACCACTTTGCTAATGCCCCGGTCGGCCATCACAATCACCTCGTGTTCGAAAAAAGAAATGAAGATCATGATGCCCGTGCGGTGTTTCGTGTTGAAAACTTCTTCCTCTAAGAAAGCCGTCTCAGCCCGTTGCCGTGTCACCTGGTCAAGTTGTACCTGCCCGACGAGTTGGCGCTTCAGCGCTTCCACAAAATTGGGCAACAAGCCGCCCACCAGGCCACCGAGGATGACCACGAAGAAAATGAACACCGGGTCGTAAAAAAGCGTATTGCTGTAATCGGAAATGATATAACGATCCAAAATGATCATCAGAATAAAGGCCAGCGACCCGCCCATAATGCCGGCTTTGTAGTTGGCCGTCATGTATTGCCC carries:
- a CDS encoding TPM domain-containing protein — protein: MKIKERFSDQDLQRIKTAVKDAENSISGEIVPVIVERSGQYMTANYKAGIMGGSLAFILMIILDRYIISDYSNTLFYDPVFIFFVVILGGLVGGLLPNFVEALKRQLVGQVQLDQVTRQRAETAFLEEEVFNTKHRTGIMIFISFFEHEVIVMADRGISKVVEQKQWDKIVADLVGQIRAGKIVEGLEAGIKRCGEILLEKGFHKADDDVNELSDDLRID